The following are from one region of the Corylus avellana chromosome ca1, CavTom2PMs-1.0 genome:
- the LOC132166993 gene encoding isocitrate dehydrogenase [NAD] regulatory subunit 1, mitochondrial, which produces MARRALPILKQLTDAHPAWTRSVTYMPRPGDGAPRAVTLIPGDGVGPLVTNAVEQVMEAMHAPVYFERYDVHGDMSRVPPEVIESIRKNKVCLKGGLRTPVGGGVSSLNVQLRKELDLYASLVHCFNLPGLPTRHENVDIVVIRENTEGEYSGLEHEVVPGVVESLKVITKFCSERIAKYAFEYAYLNNRKMVTAVHKANIMKLADGLFLESCREVATNYPSIKYNEIIVDNCCMQLVSKPEQFDVMVTPNLYGNLVANTAAGIAGGTGVMPGGNAGADHAVFEQGASAGNVGNEKLMHQKMANPVAVLLSSAMMLRHLQFPSFADRLETAVKRVIYEGKYRTKDLGGDSSTQEVVDAVIANLD; this is translated from the exons ATGGCGCGCCGAGCCCTCCCAATCCTCAAGCAGCTCACGGACGCGCACCCCGCGTGGACCCGATCCGTGACTTACATGCCCCGACCCGGCGACGGGGCGCCACGCGCGGTAACTTTGATCCCCGGGGATGGCGTGGGCCCTTTGGTGACGAACGCGGTGGAGCAGGTGATGGAGGCGATGCACGCGCCGGTGTACTTCGAACGCTACGACGTGCACGGCGACATGAGCCGGGTCCCGCCCGAAGTGATCGAGTCGATCCGGAAGAACAAGGTGTGCCTGAAGGGCGGGCTCCGGACGCCGGTCGGCGGCGGAGTGAGCTCGCTCAACGTGCAGCTCCGGAAGGAGCTCGATCTCTACGCCTCGCTCGTCCATTGCTTCAATCTCCCTGGGCTTCCAACTCGCCACGAGAACGTGGATATCGTTGTGATTAGGGAGAACACCGAGGGTGAATACTCCGGCCTCGAGCACGAGGTCGTCCCCGGCGTCGTCGAAAGCCTCAAG GTGATAACAAAGTTCTGCTCGGAACGTATTGCGAAATACGCGTTTGAGTATGCTTACCTAAACAACAGGAAAATGGTGACGGCCGTGCACAAAGCCAACATCATGAAACTTGCGGATGGTTTATTTTTAGAATCTTGCCGGGAGGTTGCAACCAATTATCCTAGTATTAAGTACAATGAGATCATCGTGGACAACTGCTGCATGCAACTTGTTTCGAAGCCCGAGCAATTCGATGTTATG GTGACTCCTAATCTTTATGGTAATCTAGTGGCAAATACAGCAGCTGGTATTGCTGGAGGCACTGGTGTCATGCCAGGAG GCAATGCAGGGGCTGATCATGCCGTGTTTGAGCAAGGTGCTTCAGCAGGAAATGTGGGAAATGAAAAGCTAATGCATCAAAAGATGGCCAACCCCGTTGCTGTGCTCCTCTCATCAGCCATGATGCTCAGGCATCTCCAGTTTCCTTCATTTGCTGATCGGCTGGAGACTGCTGTGAAGCGCGTCATCTATGAGGGCAAGTACCGTACCAAAGATCTTGGTGGAGACAGCTCCACCCAAGAGGTTGTTGATGCCGTCATTGCTAATCTGGACTGA
- the LOC132167810 gene encoding SEC1 family transport protein SLY1-like, with amino-acid sequence MALNLRQKQTECITRMLNLNQPVNATGTANEEVYKILIYDKFCQNILSPLIRVKDLRKHGVTLYFLIDKDRKPVHDVPAVYFVQPNQANIQRIMADTSRSLYDSFHLNFSSSIPRPLLEDLASGTLSSDSIQRISKVHDQYLEFVTLEDGLFSLAQKSTYVQLNDPSAGDREIEEIVERIVSGLFCVLATLAVVPIIRCPRGGPAEMVASALDQRLRDHLLSKNNLFTEGGSFVSSFQRPILCIFDRNFELAVGIQHDFRYRPLVHDVLGLRLNRLSVQGEKGGMRSYELDSSDPFWVANGSLEFPEVAVEIETQLNKYKKDVDEVNRRTGGTDGAEFDGTDLTGNTKHLMNAVNSLPELTERKQVIDKHTNIATVLLGEIKERLLDSYAKKENDMLVRGSIDRNELLGLLKGKGKKMDKLRFAIMYLISSESINQSEVESVEAALKESEVDTSAFQYVKKLKSLNASMASANSASRNNIVDWAEKIYAVTAGVKNLLSSDRQLALTRTVELLIEGRPNPEIDGYLVFDPRAPKSSSGSSHLRGPFKEAIVFMIGGGNYVEYGSLQELAQRQQPVKHVIYGTTEILTGAEFVEQLALLGHKMGLGTNVAASSH; translated from the exons ATGGCTCTCAACCTCCGTCAAAAGCAAacag aATGTATTACCCGAATGTTGAATCTAAACCAACCCGTGAACGCAACGGGTACTGCAAACGAAGAGGTTTACAAGATCTTAATCTATGATAAGTTTTGCCAAAACATCCTATCACCATTGATCCGCGTCAAGGACCTTCGAAAACACGGCGTGACCCTCTACTTTCTGATTGATAAGGATCGAAAACCGGTCCACGACGTGCCAGCCGTGTATTTTGTCCAACCGAATCAAGCGAACATTCAGCGGATCATGGCCGACACGTCCCGCTCGCTCTATGATAGCTTCCACCTTAATTTCTCGTCCTCTATTCCCCGCCCGCTGCTCGAAGATCTTGCATCTGGGACATTGAGTTCGGATTCGATCCAACGGATTTCAAAGGTGCACGATCAGTATTTGGAGTTTGTGACATTGGAGGATGGTTTGTTTTCGTTGGCACAGAAGTCTACTTATGTGCAATTGAATGATCCGTCGGCAGGGGATCGAGAGATTGAGGAGATTGTGGAGAGGATTGTCAGTGggttgttttgtgttttggctACACTAGCTGTGGTGCCAATAATTAGGTGCCCTCGTGGTGGGCCTGCTGAGATGGTTGCTTCCGCATTGGATCAGAGATTGCGAGACCATTTGTTGTCGAAGAATAATTTGTTTACAGAAGGTGGGAGTTTCGTGAGCTCTTTTCAGCGGCCAATTTTGTGTATATTTGATAGGAATTTCGAGTTAGCAGTAGGGATACAGCATGATTTTAGGTATCGGCCGCTTGTTCACGATGTTCTCGGATTGAGGCTGAATAGGTTGAGCGTGCAGGGTGAAAAGGGTGGGATGAGGTCGTATGAGTTGGATAGTTCGGACCCTTTCTGGGTGGCAAATGGGTCGTTAGAATTTCCTGAAGTTGCAGTGGAGATTGAGACTCAATTgaataaatataagaaagatGTTGATGAGGTGAACAGGAGGACTGGTGGGACTGACGGTGCTGAGTTTGATGGGACAGACTTGACGGGGAACACGAAGCATTTGATGAATGCAGTGAACTCTCTGCCTGAGTTGACAGAGCGGAAGCAGGTGATAGATAAGCACACCAATATTGCTACTGTTTTGTTGGGTGAGATCAAGGAGAGGTTGCTTGATTCTTATGCGAAAAAGGAGAATGACATGCTGGTCAGAGGAAGCATTGACCGGAATGAGCTCCTTGGTCTGCTCAAAGGGAAAGGGAAGAAGATGGATAAGCTGCGGTTTGCTATCATGTATCTGATCTCTTCGGAAAGCATTAATCAGTCAGAAGTGGAATCAGTGGAAGCAGCACTCAAGGAGTCCGAGGTTGATACTAGTGCATTTCAGtatgtgaaaaaattgaagTCGTTGAATGCCTCAATGGCATCAGCAAATTCAGCTAGCAGAAACAACATAGTTGACTGGGCTGAGAAAATCTATGCTGTGACAGCAGGTGTGAAGAATCTCTTATCTAGTGATAGGCAACTGGCATTGACAAGGACGGTGGAACTCTTGATAGAAGGGAGGCCAAATCCTGAAATTGATGGTTACCTTGTATTTGATCCTCGTGCTCCCAAGTCAAGTTCCGGTAGTAGTCATTTGAGAGGACCATTTAAGGAAGCTATTGTGTTTATGATTGGTGGTGGTAATTATGTTGAGTATGGGAGCTTGCAAGAACTTGCACAGCGGCAGCAGCCTGTCAAGCATGTTATATATGGAACAACAGAAATTCTCACAGGAGCAGAGTTTGTTGAGCAGCTTGCACTTCTGGGGCATAAGATGGGACTTGGAACTAATGTTGCTGCTTCATCTCATTAA
- the LOC132167012 gene encoding uncharacterized protein LOC132167012 isoform X2 has translation METTSFVRNRYWILRHGKSIPNERGLIVSSMENGTRAEFQLASEGVQQAELAGELFLKVMEDLRERFFGPSFELMSHDKYEEIWALDAKDPFMRPEGGESVDDVASRLANAIAIMESEFQGCAILIVSHGDPLQILQTVLHAVKQHIASSSNGLASRVKAARVPSILSQHQDFALLTGELRAVI, from the exons ATGGAGACGACGTCGTTTGTACGCAACAGATACTGGATTCTGAGGCACGGCAAGAGCATTCCAAACGAGAGAGGCCTTATTGTCTCCTCCATG GAAAATGGTACGCGTGCAGAATTTCAATTGGCATCTGAAGGTGTTCAGCAAGCAGAGTTGGCTGGAGAGTTATTTCTAAAG GTGATGGAAGATCTTCGAGAACGCTTCTTTGGTCCTTCATTTGAACTTATGTCACATGATAAA TATGAAGAGATATGGGCTCTTGATGCAAAAGATCCGTTTATGCGGCCAGAAGGTGGAGAAAGTGTTGATGATGTTGCTTCTAGACTTGCAAATGCTATAGCGATTATGGAGTCAGAATTTCAAGG ATGCGCAATCTTGATTGTCAGCCATGGGGATCCCCTGCAAATCCTGCAGACAGTACTCCATGCCGTTAAGCAACACATAGCATCAAGTAGCAATGGCTTGGCATCAAGAGTAAAAGCAGCTAGAGTGCCTTCCATCTTGTCACAGCACCAGGATTTTGCCCTCCTCACTGGAGAGCTGAGGGCTGTTATATAA
- the LOC132167012 gene encoding uncharacterized protein LOC132167012 isoform X1, whose product METTSFVRNRYWILRHGKSIPNERGLIVSSMENGTRAEFQLASEGVQQAELAGELFLKALKESNTPLENVRICYSPFSRTTHTAKVVASMLNLPFEGPQCKVMEDLRERFFGPSFELMSHDKYEEIWALDAKDPFMRPEGGESVDDVASRLANAIAIMESEFQGCAILIVSHGDPLQILQTVLHAVKQHIASSSNGLASRVKAARVPSILSQHQDFALLTGELRAVI is encoded by the exons ATGGAGACGACGTCGTTTGTACGCAACAGATACTGGATTCTGAGGCACGGCAAGAGCATTCCAAACGAGAGAGGCCTTATTGTCTCCTCCATG GAAAATGGTACGCGTGCAGAATTTCAATTGGCATCTGAAGGTGTTCAGCAAGCAGAGTTGGCTGGAGAGTTATTTCTAAAG GCACTGAAGGAAAGTAACACACCACTTGAAAATGTCCGCATTTGTTACTCTCCATTTTCAAGAACAACTCACACTGCTAAAGTTGTTGCATCTATGTTGAATCTTCCGTTTGAAGGTCCTCAATGTAAG GTGATGGAAGATCTTCGAGAACGCTTCTTTGGTCCTTCATTTGAACTTATGTCACATGATAAA TATGAAGAGATATGGGCTCTTGATGCAAAAGATCCGTTTATGCGGCCAGAAGGTGGAGAAAGTGTTGATGATGTTGCTTCTAGACTTGCAAATGCTATAGCGATTATGGAGTCAGAATTTCAAGG ATGCGCAATCTTGATTGTCAGCCATGGGGATCCCCTGCAAATCCTGCAGACAGTACTCCATGCCGTTAAGCAACACATAGCATCAAGTAGCAATGGCTTGGCATCAAGAGTAAAAGCAGCTAGAGTGCCTTCCATCTTGTCACAGCACCAGGATTTTGCCCTCCTCACTGGAGAGCTGAGGGCTGTTATATAA